TAACAAGTTTGGAAGTGATTTTGAAAGGATAAGAATCACCTTTTTCATGTTCAAAATCACCTCAAAACATGcctataattattcaaaaacaATTTGATGTTTGATTTCACACTCTTAAACACATTTTTCAtccaatcaaaattgattttgaagtgTTGAATATGACGAATCTAAATCACTTCCAAGCAGAGGACGCCTTATGTTTTCTATCAAATTCTCTATCAACCACAGTCCTTTGAAGGGTTCTCTCACATTTATTCTTCCGACCCTTCACTCATTTAGAGCCTAGCCAGTGTAATTCCCACATTTTACTAATCTTGGACAtggttggatgatggaagtcccacgtcaactaatttagggaatgatcatgggtttataaacaaagaatactctcttcattggtgtgaggccttttgggaaagcccaaagcaaagccatgagagcttatgctcaaaatggacaatatcacacaattgtggagagttgtgtttatctaacatggtatcagagcaatgccctaaacttagtcgtgccaatagattggtaaatcctcaaatgtcgaacaaaggactccaaaagaaaaggagtcgagcctcctcgaaggcagtaaaaaatgacaaagacTCCTGGAGTCTTGCCTCGATTATGgagaggcgtactttgttcgaggggaggtatTGGataggcgtactttgttcgaggggaggtgttggatgatggaagtcccacatcggctaatttagggaatgatcatgggtttataaacaaagaatactctctctattggtgtgaggtcggctaatttagggaatgatcatgggtttataaacaaagaatactctctccattggtgtgacaatatcataccattgtggagagtcgtgaggTCGGCTAATTTGATCATggttttataaacaaagaatactctctccattggtgtgaggccttttggggaagctcaaagcaaagccatgagagcttagactcaaagtggacaatatcatatcattgtggagagtcgtgttcatctaacagaCATGAGAATAGAAATCAACTCACGTTTTGAAACGTATTGAATCATTGACCTATAAACCAGAATGCACAATGTAACAGACTGCGAACTGAACAGTATTTTATAGCCTAAAATGTTGCGCCCCCCTCCCCCCATCCCTCAAGTTTGTCCAACCTAATTCCCAAATCAACTTGGCTGTTCATACATACAAGTTTAATTCACATCTGGAGATTGATATGAACAGCCAGTTTAAGTAACTTACCACTTAGAGACGATTGAAAGAACTATTACAGAAACTAGCAAACGTAATGTACACAAACATGAAATCATAACCGCAAGTGAATATTCGAATCGAGCAATTTGTAGTCAAACTTCGTTAATGTCCTAAGAAATAACAGAACACGAGAATTAAAGCGAATCTCAATCCAGAAACGTAAAATTAGGAATGAGAAAGAACCATTTCGAGAGCACAGGCGGTAGGGAATGCAGCGAGGCGATCGACGCCGAAGAGCTCACAGGCGGCGACGCACATAACCGGAGGAGCTCGCTTGGCTCCGTTAGCCAAAACCGAGTAACGCATAGCTTCGTAGATCTGGTCGGGGTACTGAATGGGAACAGCTTCATCCAGCTTCTGGTTGATCTCGAGAATCAGCTTTTTCCAGTACGTTTTCAAATCAAACTGAATCGATTTGGCTTGAGAAGAAACcgctgaagaagaagaagatgatgaagagcATCGAATTGAAGCCTTTGTTCCAAAATTCATTCTGAGAGAGGATGCCGCCATGATCGAAAATGCCATCGTCGATGCTCTCCCTCTCTTGTTCTCTGTGAACTTTGCGGTCGAAAAATGGAGTCTGAAAGGACGGTGGATGTCTGAGAGGGATAAGCACATGGAAGACGACGCAATTGCGGGCCATCAGCATCTGCCATGGATGAGTAAGACGTGATGATAAAAACTAAACTAtaacttatttcttttttttattttaatttaaattatttaattattattttaatttcaaaagtaaaattacaaaaatttaaaactttatattttgaatatattttaaaaaattgtttttttttgtaacagcACTGTCACCCTAGACATTTCACTCGAGAGATCGACCAGGTTTAGTGGAACAAATTCTGGAAAACCTAGAGACAAACGAGATTTTGCCTAACTTTTGTTAAACCAACATATTCTTGTTGTGAAAGCTCGGGAAACACCTCTGATTGTTCCATCTTTTGTTCGAGATTAGCTTATTGAAGAACGGTTTGATATATTGAGATCCTCGATCCTTCAAATAGACGTTAAACGAGCTTTGCAAGCTTCTTTTGCTAACCATGGTTGATTTGTTGGAAAACTGTGCATTTGAACGAATAATACATTTGCACACTGTTTATGAGTCATCCTACCTATCGACCTTACTGGGTCTAGGTCTAAGACTTGGCTCGAGAACCGAAATATAAACACGAGCAACAGTTGTACATTGGCTACGCGCTATTCCACGACTGAACTCTTGTCCTCGATTCAAGACTAGACCTTAGAAGCTCACAACATGCACACGATAGAACTATGCACTACCCCACGTTTGAACCTCCTTTGCTCGATTCAAAACTAgaccttcgagactcacaacgtGCACTATCGGACCGTGGACATTAGTTTGCCAACCCTAGGGAATCAGCTCACCGACATGTCGGCTTGCTTTGGGCCCAACCTTCATGGCCCGTGGGCTTCAATTTCCTCGCAAGCCCAAACCTTCTATCGTCTCCCTCATTTGACCTCTCGTCTTGTATTTCTGTACCCATTTCTACTCTAGCAGAGCAATGGCGTCCTTCAGCTTCGGCTCTCTGCTACTGCTCTCAGCGGTTTTCAGGCTGGGACTTATCTTCTACGGCGAGTGGCAGGATGCGCACATGGAGGTCAGATACACTGATGTCGATTACATCGTTTTCTCGGACGCTGCTTCTCTAATGGCGTCGGGAAAGTCGCCCTATTTGAGATCCACATATAGATACTCACCATTACTTGCGTTTTTGCTCATACCGAACTCTATCTTCCATCGGTGTTGGGGAAAAATTCTGTTCTCAGCGTCAGGtgccttcaattttttcaatcgattcgttacattttatttatcttcgGGTTTCTATGTTAATTGCCTTGTTTCTGTCTAGATTTACTCGTTGGATTCTTCATACGTACTATTTTGAAGAAACGTGGAGTTCCTGAAAATTTATGCATCGGTTCTGTTATGGTTTGGCTTTTCAACCCGTTTACGTTTACCATTGGCACCAGAGGGAACTGTGAGCCTCTTGTTTGTGCAATGGTTCTTAAGATCCTTTTGTGTCTGATGAACGGTGTaagtttcttttctctttcaatcTACATTTGGAACTGTGCCAATTAAGCGAAATCGGAAGTAATTTGTAGTGTCGACAATTGGTGGTgcgaatttaatttttttgcttCGAGACTGGGAGATATCGTCATTAGATGTCGCAGGATCTTGCATATTTCATGATATTCATAGTTCTTATTTTGAATTGTAAGCTGCAGGCTTGATTAAATTTGTGTGAAGaagattttgtaattttcaaacaatttgCTATTGCTAAGATTCAACGTAAATGTAACGTAACTTCACAACATAACCAGTAACTTTGCACATTTAGTTCGAAATTTCTGATAGAAACTAGAAAGATTCCCGGTTTCAATTGTGGGATGTTGCTGTTTATTAGGATATTGGTGAATTTGTTGGTAGATTATCCATTTTGTAGTTTAGTATAACTCTCTTTTCCTGTAACAGGCCAGTTGCTACAAGCTGCATTTTGGTATGGACTCGTCGTCCATTTCCGAATCTACCCGATCATCTATGCCCTTCCGATTCTTCTGATTCTCAAtccaaatttattcaaatctGGCATGAACCCTGCTCTTCAGAAATGGAGTCAGCATGATGAAAAGGCTCCTCAGAGAAATTTACAATCAAGATTGGCTTGTATTTTTAGTCCATggtttcttttgaaatccatAATGACTAAGGAGAGGATACTTTTTGGCCTCATTTCTGGTTTGGTGTTCATCTTCTGCACTGCATTGTTTTATTATCTATATGGTTGGGAATTCTTGCACGAGGCACTGCTCTATCATCTTACACGTACTGACCCAAGGcacaatttttcaatttatttctaTCACATCTATCTTCATCATGAGCTTGAGTTCTCTGTTGTGGAGAAGCTCATTTCATTTCTACCCCAGTTGGTAGTGCAGCTCGTTCTCATTCTATCATTTGCTGAAGATCTTCCATTCTGCTGGTTTGCGCAGACCGTAGCCTTCGTGGCATTCAACAAGGTTCGTGTCCAAATCCCTTTTTAGATCTTAAGAAGTTATGGATAGAGCTAAGATTCCTGTCAAAACATGAGTTTTTTCAAGTTAATTGCACTTTCTGTTAAGATAACACGTTGAGTTTTTGCAGATGTAGAGTGTTAGCTGGTTTATTTTGTGCATGTCAGCTAGGTTTAGTTAGGTTTTTGTTGTTCTAGTGATGAGTATTCTAGGgtattgttcttattttaaagCTGGCAGGAGTTTTCTTCTCAAGCCTTTATGTATGGCTGAATTGGGTTTCTCCTGCaatttctctcattttcttatttcggTTATGATGAAATCTCGAAACTTTCGGTATCTACttgtgtaacggcccaagtccaccgctagcagatatcatcctctttgggctttccctttcgaggttctactcaaggtttttaaaacacgtctgttagggagaggtttccacacccttataaagggtgtttcgttctcctccccaaccgatatgggatctcacaattcacccccttcagggcctagcgtcctcactgacactcgctcctttctccaattgatgtgggatctccaccaaatccaccccctttgggggccaACAACTTTACTGGcataccgcctcgtgtctacccccttcggggaatagcctcctcactggtacatcgctcggtgtctggctctggtaccatttgtgacggtccaagtccaccgctagcagatattatcctctttgggctttccctttcgggcttcccctcaaggtttttaaatcgcgtctgttagggagaggtttccacacccttataaagggtgtttcattttcctccccaatcgatgtgagatctcacaacttGAACCAGATCATTGGTATTGTCTTAATGCTTAATTAAGTTTTTGAGAAGCTCTTCTAATGcttaattaagttttttgaGAAGCTGTTCGTATTTGATCAACAGGTGATCACAGCACAATATTTTGTCTGGTTCTTCTGTCTTCTACCTTTGATTCTTCCTTGGAGTAAGATGAAGCTTAAATGGAAAGGCGTGTTCTCGGTATCGATCTGGACGGGAGCACAGCTTCATTGGTTGATGTGGGGTTACTTGCTGGAGTTCAAGGGAAAGAATGTGTTGATTCAACTGTGGATGGCTAGCATCATGTTCTTGGCTGCAAACACAACCGTTTTGACCTTAATCATTCACCAACACAAGCTCTCAGCGCTTTTCATGCTACCCAATAGCACAGCCGACAAGACAAAGAAATCCAACTGATGATGTATGTACTTTGTGAGTTGAATGATGGTTTTAATGATATAATTGTTCACAACTCTCTTtttgttgtcaattttttagtAGCTTTGAATGAtacttttaagaaaaagacGTAATTTGGAGGTATTTTTCCTCCGTGTATGCAAAGTTTGTACGTAGATGCTGGtcgtttgaaaatgaaattcttgatTGATTGGATCAGTCTCTCTAATGGGGAGAaatgggagaattgttaggttatggagagGAGATTGatgaattgttaggttatggagagGAGacgctttttttttattagtcaaTAGTTCTAACCgttataaagtaaattgtcataaataataaatagtaaaatgtTATATCGAGTACACGCCCAAAGACTTGAGATAAGAGTACATTTGAGAAAAAGAACGAGAGAATCAAACATACCGATTACATATGAGAAAAAGATCAAGAGAATCAAAACACATATGGATTGAGACAATAGATGTAATAAGGAATCCATTTTTTCAGTCCTTTATGGGAAGCACTCGATAACTGATTGGATAGCTTGAATGCATGTAACAGTGAATCGACTAAAACCAGCTGCATTAATAACATATTCCCATTCTTTACGTGTTCTTTCTTTGCCTCTGCTAGTATGAGCCATCATCACCAAGTCCAACATCAACCCAACATCTGATTGCtcggtttcttctttttcatcgATTACTGCATCAACAATGATCACTTTACCTGTGTTCTTCGGAATCGCCTCCTTACAATTCTTCAAAATAGTAATACATTCTTCGTCGTTCCAATCATGTAGAGTCCACTGCCATCAAACATATTTCAAGTATGATTTAAACAATCTCTACCTTAAActcgaaaattaaaaaaccgtcacaatcgcactctatTGAGCTTCACAACACAATTATGCAACATCTACGACCCGACCcgacaacaaaaaaacatagatACACACCTTAATGAAAGCAGCATCAGCATTCggaacaaaatcaaacatatCACCAGCAACATGCTCCACACGTTCATACACAGGCGACGTAGAAACAACGTGAGAAAGATCGAAATTAATACCTCGAATCCACGAACACGCCTTAACAACAACACTCAAAGTAGCACCATTTCCTCCACCCACATCAACCAAACTCCCAACCCCATCAAAAATCCCTTGACAACCATCAAGTATAGCAGCCACAACCAGCCCCGTAGAGCACCCCATGGCCTCATTAATCAGCCCATTATGCTTTGGATTAGCCGCAGCATAGCCCCACACATCCATGCCATGCGCAGCCTCAAATGGGAACCTGCCGCCACTCTTGACGTGCGCGCTCAAGTTATGCCATGCTGCAAGCATCGCCGGGCTGGCTTCCAGCAGCATGAAGGGGGCCAAGCTGCTGCCGTTCTTGGTGGCGAGCAAGCGCGATAGAGGCGTCTGAGCATAGCCGATCAGGTCGTCGGATATGGAATATTCCTTGAAGATTCCTCGACGGACAAGGAATCTTAAGATTCGATGCAGGAGAGGTGAAGAACAGTGTAGAGTGGAGGAGAGTTGGGGCAATGTCATGGGGCCGCCATGGTCTTCAATGATATCAGCTATTTGAAGCTCTATGGCACATTTTATGGCTGCCATTTCAGAGAAACCAAATATGTATTTCCACATTTGGATGATGGCTTgcccatcttcttcttccttcttcgaCAACGATTCTCTCTCGCTGCGTTCCATTCGATCTCATTGATATCAACCCTTTTCAATCTACCTTCATTATATAGACGTTCGAAATTTGCactttatctaaaaaaaatatctataaagtttcaaaagtttcaataatatcctttcacttaaaaaaaattattttaattttttttattaatatattttaatttttaatttttaaaaaaatacccgtgtgaactttgaaaataaccttaacactcttaatatttaaaaagtttttattatcTCTTTCTCGGcattgatgtttttttaaaagttcatagatacttttaaaatatggtaTTAACTGCTCTGTCCAAGAGTATATTTGGACTAAATTCTTTTAAAGTATTTTGAgtgaactttaaaaatttaagggtatttttaatattattttttaaaaaaaaaaataaaaattttattgaaaattttaaaagctaTAGAATATTTACAAGATAAAAAGtataaagttaattaaattttttaatatatatatatataaattgatgGTGGAATTCCAGACagtaaaatgatttattttttgaaaattaataatttaaatatgaaaagataTCCAATTATTTCTGGCTTTGTCGggacttttgtttttttattattttttattttttataattaaaatagtcGGTGAGCTTTAAACTGtttcaataaaatctttaaattctaaaaaaattattaatttgtgatgaaaatctttaatattttacttaaaaatattcttaaatttttaaaattttatttacgtctttaaatttaaataaataaaaaattataaaatactcttattattaatatttataaaatcttttttttacgaacctaaattatttatctatatttaaaataattaatttattttaatttatctcgagttagaaaaataataattaaaaaataaattgtttataatttaatggaaagatatttttttatataaaaatataaaccaTTTCTGtcccaaatttaatttttttaaaaaataaaaggtaattatttaaaaaattataactatAGCTAAAtcgaaataatttaataattatttatctaatactatgatttttttaaaaagttatttaaatcatattattgttgattttttgctcaattaattttaaattaaacctaAAATTAAAGGGTCACGTAAATAGGGTTAGAAGAAAGTCGACTTAGACTTCTCTCGAGACATCGACACATGAGCATGTAAAGTGCACGCCCCCCCCCCCCCATGGGCTCTGTCTAATCGGGCCAGGTTAAGATGATCTTTCGGACCTCTTAGCCAAGTCGCTCTTTACTTGGGCCCAACATTGTCCCGGCTTGTGTACGAATCTTCGTTTAGTCTCTATAGTTCAAAATCACCCGTAACGTACTAACTCAACCCCACTGCTTGCATATATATAGTCCTCTTTAACTCATTACATATTACCGCCGTCAGACCGTTcatacccttgtaagaaaagcttcgttctcctctccacaGTCCACCTCCTtgagcccaacatccttactggcacaccacctagtgTCTAGGTCTAATTCCATATGTAACAGTTCAAACTCATTAGTAACGAATATTGTTCGTcagttttcacactcttattccgttctcctctccaacccacgtgggatctcatacgtaacaatttttttttaaaaaataaaaattatttatt
This sequence is a window from Cucurbita pepo subsp. pepo cultivar mu-cu-16 chromosome LG04, ASM280686v2, whole genome shotgun sequence. Protein-coding genes within it:
- the LOC111792446 gene encoding GPI mannosyltransferase 1-like isoform X2, which translates into the protein MASFSFGSLLLLSAVFRLGLIFYGEWQDAHMEVRYTDVDYIVFSDAASLMASGKSPYLRSTYRYSPLLAFLLIPNSIFHRCWGKILFSASGQLLQAAFWYGLVVHFRIYPIIYALPILLILNPNLFKSGMNPALQKWSQHDEKAPQRNLQSRLACIFSPWFLLKSIMTKERILFGLISGLVFIFCTALFYYLYGWEFLHEALLYHLTRTDPRHNFSIYFYHIYLHHELEFSVVEKLISFLPQLVVQLVLILSFAEDLPFCWFAQTVAFVAFNKVITAQYFVWFFCLLPLILPWSKMKLKWKGVFSVSIWTGAQLHWLMWGYLLEFKGKNVLIQLWMASIMFLAANTTVLTLIIHQHKLSALFMLPNSTADKTKKSN
- the LOC111792446 gene encoding GPI mannosyltransferase 1-like isoform X1, with the protein product MASFSFGSLLLLSAVFRLGLIFYGEWQDAHMEVRYTDVDYIVFSDAASLMASGKSPYLRSTYRYSPLLAFLLIPNSIFHRCWGKILFSASDLLVGFFIRTILKKRGVPENLCIGSVMVWLFNPFTFTIGTRGNCEPLVCAMVLKILLCLMNGQLLQAAFWYGLVVHFRIYPIIYALPILLILNPNLFKSGMNPALQKWSQHDEKAPQRNLQSRLACIFSPWFLLKSIMTKERILFGLISGLVFIFCTALFYYLYGWEFLHEALLYHLTRTDPRHNFSIYFYHIYLHHELEFSVVEKLISFLPQLVVQLVLILSFAEDLPFCWFAQTVAFVAFNKVITAQYFVWFFCLLPLILPWSKMKLKWKGVFSVSIWTGAQLHWLMWGYLLEFKGKNVLIQLWMASIMFLAANTTVLTLIIHQHKLSALFMLPNSTADKTKKSN
- the LOC111792473 gene encoding (R,S)-reticuline 7-O-methyltransferase-like encodes the protein MERSERESLSKKEEEDGQAIIQMWKYIFGFSEMAAIKCAIELQIADIIEDHGGPMTLPQLSSTLHCSSPLLHRILRFLVRRGIFKEYSISDDLIGYAQTPLSRLLATKNGSSLAPFMLLEASPAMLAAWHNLSAHVKSGGRFPFEAAHGMDVWGYAAANPKHNGLINEAMGCSTGLVVAAILDGCQGIFDGVGSLVDVGGGNGATLSVVVKACSWIRGINFDLSHVVSTSPVYERVEHVAGDMFDFVPNADAAFIKWTLHDWNDEECITILKNCKEAIPKNTGKVIIVDAVIDEKEETEQSDVGLMLDLVMMAHTSRGKERTRKEWEYVINAAGFSRFTVTCIQAIQSVIECFP